A window of Microtus ochrogaster isolate Prairie Vole_2 unplaced genomic scaffold, MicOch1.0 UNK44, whole genome shotgun sequence genomic DNA:
TCTTAATGTTGGGGTAATCTTGGGGGAGAGGTGATGGGATGGGTGGGCTGATGCAAATTGAATGTTGGTGTCAGGAAAGTGATGCCATCCTTGGAGTCATTTTAGGGGTCACAGAGATCAGGGCAGGACAGGAGGTGGGCTCACAGCTGCTCCTGCAGCTCCAGGATCACGCCTTCCAGTTCCCGCTTCTCACGCTGATTCTGAGCTGCGGCTtcctccagctgcagctgcagccgcCGGTTCTCCGCCTCCAGGTCCTTCAGCTGCGACTCGCGCAGACGCACCAGCTCCTCCAGGTATCCCTGTGGGGAACCAGCTCAGCCCGGACTTCTAAAGGGGTCCCAGCTGGGGTTCCAGCCTGGACACTGCCCACACCACTCCCAGCTCCCTCCCCTCGCCCTACTCAACCTTCTGTGCATAGACAATGCGAAACTTCTGTTCCATCTTGTGCCACTTGCTGTACCAACTGTCCTCGTCGGTGACCAGAGGCAGGTAGGGGTGCTCAGGAGAGTTGTCCTCACTGGTGCTGCTCTCTGCGCTGTGCCGCTCCTCCTCGTCCGTCAGGTAGTCGTAGCTTAGGAGCGGGAGCAGTGGGTGGGGCCAGCTCCACCCCGCCTCGCCCCACTAGTACCCCAGCTCCGCCCCTTGGGCCGTGACACCAGGATGACGCTCGGCGACCTTCTGGTGCCCATCTCCTCACTCACCGCCATAACGGGGCTGCTCACCTCTGGGTGAACTTTAAGTAGGGCGTGTAATCGATGACCACCGGTGTCTTCCCGTCCAGAACTTCGCCCTTTAGACAGAAGCTGGGGCAGAAGAGccacaggggtggggaggagggaatgaGGGGCGTTGGACAGTTGTGGGGGAGAAAGTCCCCTTCGCTACCGCCATGCACACCTCACCTGAAGTCGATGGCGCTGAGCCCAATCAGCATCCCCGTAAGGACAGTGGCTTCTTCCCGCAGCATGATGGCTCCGGAGTCATAGAACCGTCTGCATGGAGAGGAAACCAGAGACTCCCAAGTGGCCCCGTGCCCAGGACTTCTCTGGAGGAAGAAGACTACTCTGGCTCACCAGCGGTGGTCATTGTTTCCCCTCACTGGAACTTGcacctgaccccacccccacacctatTATATGAATGCGTCCTGACAAGAGACACTCTTCTGTTCTCTGAGCTAAGCAGCCTCTGTCAAGCACTGGGTCACCCCAATACTTCAAATCAGGGAGCATGTCTTAGTCGTTAGTGTTCGTCATACATACAGTAGATCCTCAACAACTCTGAAATATGCAGACTGGGGATAGATagaacatagtaaaaataaaaatgaggttggaggaacccccacccccaacatcaATAGTTTCCCACCCCACAGTGGCACGTTCTGCCTTGTGATCTATGACCCTCCGGACCCGCCTTCTTGGCAAACCCCCAGGCCAGGCACTGAAGCTCCACACATTGAAACTCTGTTCTTGGAAGAATAGTGTGACTGCCTTTGTTTGCAGAGCTGGCAGGGCTGCATGTTGTAGGTCATGGCACAAAGCCAAGTAAACTGGTATGTGACTGAGGTTTCTGCAGTCCCTACCAAGACCTCTGGGAGAGGCCAAACTGGTGCATGCTGGAACTTGTAGTCCAGGTATTGAAGGTTGCTGTGGGGACCTAGGACTTAGGCAATGAATGTGCATTCATGGTCTGACCTGGTGGTTCGGTTGTCCCGAAGAGCTGTGGTAATGTATTCTGACATACGCTTCTCCATCAGAGCCACCCGGATCCATGCCCGGCCCTAGAAAACATGGTTACCTTTAGTTATCCCAGAGGGAACAATGTATCCAACATCAGGTCTGGTCTCTCTTTTCCCAGTGCTGTAGGCAAGGGGTAAGAACAGGGCCCTATGTCTAAAGCAGGGGTCAGGCGTGCAGCCCCTCACCTTGGCTCGAGCTGTGCTGATGTTCTCCATGTTCTCGATGCTGCTCACACAGTTGTTGGGCACCTTGCTGCAGGCCAGTCGGATGTAGTCCCAGAAGCCCCGTTGCCCATCTGAGCTGAACCAGCTCACTGGACCTGCTGGGGCACAAGCTGAgccagggcagggaggggacTCAGGACTAGGGAGTTTGGAAAGGGTTCATGTCATAAAGCCCTCACATGTATAAGCATGAGCCGCCACGCATACATGTACAGCCTCCCCCACTGTAAGCAGCAAGCTTGCTGGCAGAGAGAGCTCCGTGCCCAGTGATGGAGCTGTGGGCAGATGACCCTCTCCCCAGTCTCCTGGgactgtgtttttgtttctatggATAGCCCAGAATCAGGCCCCGGACCAGGGATGGGGTTTAGGAACCCATAGAGGGTATCAATCAGAGCAAGGTGGTGGCTAGAGCCACAGGCTGCAGTTGGCAGGGGTGGGTGATGACGGCCTACCTTTAAACCGGTGACTGAGGATCTGCTCCAAAATGGCTGCGAAAT
This region includes:
- the Rundc3a gene encoding RUN domain-containing protein 3A isoform X7, which codes for MEASFVQTTMALGLPSKKASSRNVIVERRNLITVCRFSVKTLLEKYTAEPIDDSSEEFVNFAAILEQILSHRFKGPVSWFSSDGQRGFWDYIRLACSKVPNNCVSSIENMENISTARAKGRAWIRVALMEKRMSEYITTALRDNRTTRRFYDSGAIMLREEATVLTGMLIGLSAIDFSFCLKGEVLDGKTPVVIDYTPYLKFTQSYDYLTDEEERHSAESSTSEDNSPEHPYLPLVTDEDSWYSKWHKMEQKFRIVYAQKGYLEELVRLRESQLKDLEAENRRLQLQLEEAAAQNQREKRELEGVILELQEQLTGLIPGDHAPLAQGSKEFTTPLVNQWPSLSTLNRPEGASNSKLYRRHSFMSTEPLSAEASLSSDSQRMGEGKRDEEPWGPIGSSEPN
- the Rundc3a gene encoding RUN domain-containing protein 3A isoform X3, translating into MEASFVQTTMALGLPSKKASSRNVIVERRNLITVCRFSVKTLLEKYTAEPIDDSSEEFVNFAAILEQILSHRFKGPVSWFSSDGQRGFWDYIRLACSKVPNNCVSSIENMENISTARAKGRAWIRVALMEKRMSEYITTALRDNRTTRRFYDSGAIMLREEATVLTGMLIGLSAIDFSFCLKGEVLDGKTPVVIDYTPYLKFTQSYDYLTDEEERHSAESSTSEDNSPEHPYLPLVTDEDSWYSKWHKMEQKFRIVYAQKGYLEELVRLRESQLKDLEAENRRLQLQLEEAAAQNQREKRELEGVILELQEQLTGLIPGDHAPLAQGSKEFTTPLVNQWPSLSTLNRPEGASNSKLYRRHSFMSTEPLSAEASLSSDSQRMGEGKRDEEPWGPIGKDPTPSMLGLCGSLASIPSCKSLASFKSNECLVSDSPEGSPALSPS
- the Rundc3a gene encoding RUN domain-containing protein 3A isoform X4, encoding MEASFVQTTMALGLPSKKASSRNVIVERRNLITVCRFSVKTLLEKYTAEPIDDSSEEFVNFAAILEQILSHRFKACAPAGPVSWFSSDGQRGFWDYIRLACSKVPNNCVSSIENMENISTARAKGRAWIRVALMEKRMSEYITTALRDNRTTRRFYDSGAIMLREEATVLTGMLIGLSAIDFSFCLKGEVLDGKTPVVIDYTPYLKFTQSYDYLTDEEERHSAESSTSEDNSPEHPYLPLVTDEDSWYSKWHKMEQKFRIVYAQKGYLEELVRLRESQLKDLEAENRRLQLQLEEAAAQNQREKRELEGVILELQEQLTGLIPGDHAPLAQGSKEFTTPLVNQWPSLSTLNRPEGASNSKLYRRHSFMSTEPLSAEASLSSDSQRMGEGKRDEEPWGPIGSSEPN
- the Rundc3a gene encoding RUN domain-containing protein 3A isoform X2 gives rise to the protein MEASFVQTTMALGLPSKKASSRNVIVERRNLITVCRFSVKTLLEKYTAEPIDDSSEEFVNFAAILEQILSHRFKAGPVSWFSSDGQRGFWDYIRLACSKVPNNCVSSIENMENISTARAKGRAWIRVALMEKRMSEYITTALRDNRTTRRFYDSGAIMLREEATVLTGMLIGLSAIDFSFCLKGEVLDGKTPVVIDYTPYLKFTQSYDYLTDEEERHSAESSTSEDNSPEHPYLPLVTDEDSWYSKWHKMEQKFRIVYAQKGYLEELVRLRESQLKDLEAENRRLQLQLEEAAAQNQREKRELEGVILELQEQLTGLIPGDHAPLAQGSKEFTTPLVNQWPSLSTLNRPEGASNSKLYRRHSFMSTEPLSAEASLSSDSQRMGEGKRDEEPWGPIGKDPTPSMLGLCGSLASIPSCKSLASFKSNECLVSDSPEGSPALSPS
- the Rundc3a gene encoding RUN domain-containing protein 3A isoform X1, with translation MEASFVQTTMALGLPSKKASSRNVIVERRNLITVCRFSVKTLLEKYTAEPIDDSSEEFVNFAAILEQILSHRFKACAPAGPVSWFSSDGQRGFWDYIRLACSKVPNNCVSSIENMENISTARAKGRAWIRVALMEKRMSEYITTALRDNRTTRRFYDSGAIMLREEATVLTGMLIGLSAIDFSFCLKGEVLDGKTPVVIDYTPYLKFTQSYDYLTDEEERHSAESSTSEDNSPEHPYLPLVTDEDSWYSKWHKMEQKFRIVYAQKGYLEELVRLRESQLKDLEAENRRLQLQLEEAAAQNQREKRELEGVILELQEQLTGLIPGDHAPLAQGSKEFTTPLVNQWPSLSTLNRPEGASNSKLYRRHSFMSTEPLSAEASLSSDSQRMGEGKRDEEPWGPIGKDPTPSMLGLCGSLASIPSCKSLASFKSNECLVSDSPEGSPALSPS
- the Rundc3a gene encoding RUN domain-containing protein 3A isoform X6, whose product is MEASFVQTTMALGLPSKKASSRNVIVERRNLITVCRFSVKTLLEKYTAEPIDDSSEEFVNFAAILEQILSHRFKAGPVSWFSSDGQRGFWDYIRLACSKVPNNCVSSIENMENISTARAKGRAWIRVALMEKRMSEYITTALRDNRTTRRFYDSGAIMLREEATVLTGMLIGLSAIDFSFCLKGEVLDGKTPVVIDYTPYLKFTQSYDYLTDEEERHSAESSTSEDNSPEHPYLPLVTDEDSWYSKWHKMEQKFRIVYAQKGYLEELVRLRESQLKDLEAENRRLQLQLEEAAAQNQREKRELEGVILELQEQLTGLIPGDHAPLAQGSKEFTTPLVNQWPSLSTLNRPEGASNSKLYRRHSFMSTEPLSAEASLSSDSQRMGEGKRDEEPWGPIGSSEPN
- the Rundc3a gene encoding RUN domain-containing protein 3A isoform X5; protein product: MEASFVQTTMALGLPSKKASSRNVIVERRNLITVCRFSVKTLLEKYTAEPIDDSSEEFVNFAAILEQILSHRFKACAPAGPVSWFSSDGQRGFWDYIRLACSKVPNNCVSSIENMENISTARAKGRAWIRVALMEKRMSEYITTALRDNRTTRRFYDSGAIMLREEATVLTGMLIGLSAIDFSFCLKGEVLDGKTPVVIDYTPYLKFTQSYDYLTDEEERHSAESSTSEDNSPEHPYLPLVTDEDSWYSKWHKMEQKFRIVYAQKGYLEELVRLRESQLKDLEAENRRLQLQLEEAAAQNQREKRELEGVILELQEQLTGLIPGDHAPLAQGSKEFTTPLVNQWPSLSTLNRPEGASNSKLYRRHSFMSTEPLSAEASLSSDSQRMGEGKRDEEPWGPIGTL